The DNA segment CAGGGCTAGCCATGCGGCCGCTGAAGCCTTCGCTGACGTTCGACGTGCACGCCATTCATCTGCTGGACCGGCCGCCATCGGCGCTGGCGAGCGAGTTTCTGGCGGTCCTTCGAGAGGAGATCGATACCGAATGATGCTGATCCTGCTGCCGTTGCTGGCCGCCGCCGGAGCGGATGTATCTGCCTCCCCCGCGCCGGCCGTGCCACCCGCCGTAAGCGAAGCACTGGCGGGAGCCGCAACGGGCACGCGGATCGGCCTGTTGGTGGTGGACGAAAGCGGGCGCGAGGTGGTGGCGATCCGGCCGGACGACCGCTTCGTGCCGGCATCGAACACGAAGCTGTTCACGACCGCAACGGCGTTCGCCATGCTGGAGACTGCCGGACCCGATACGGCCGGCGGGACGAGCGTGCGGCTGGAACAGCGCGGGACCGTTCGCGACGTGGTGCTGGTCGGCGCCGGGGACGCGCGGCTGTCGAGCGCGGCGGATTGCACCAGTGACTGCCTTGCCGCCCTGGCCGAGGCCGTCGCGCGGGAGGCACGGACGGTGGGCGACGTGGTCGGTGACGACACGCTGTTCCCGGACGAGCGCTGGCCGGCGGGCATGAGCTGGAACAACATGGTCGGCCGCTACGGTACGGCGGTTTCTGCGCTGACGTTGGATGACAATGAAGTGGCCCTGACGCTCCGTCCCGGTCGCGCCGGGGCGGCGCCGGACGTGTCGGGAAATGGATATTATCAGGTCGACAATCGCGTGGTGACCGTCCCGGCGGGCGGCAAGCGCGCGATCGGATATATGCGCGAGCCGGGCAGCGATCTGGTGCGACTGACCGGGACTATCCCGGCCGATGCCGAACCCTATCCGGTGCGGCTGGGCGTGGACGATCCAGCGCATCGTGCGGCCTGGCGCTTCGCCGAGATGTTGCGTGCCGCGGGCGTGCGCGTAACCGGCAAGATAGGTGTTCGCCACCGCCCGATCATGCCGGCGGATGATCCCAAAGTGCGCGGGAACGCGCCGGCCGCGCGGCCGCCGGCTGTTCCGGCGCTGGCACGGCTGACCCCGCCGCCGCTCGCCCAGGATCTCGTCCATACCAACAAGGTCAGCCAGAACCTGCATACCGAATTGCTGCTGCGGCGGGTGGGCGCGGTGACGGGAAGCGGGTCGGTGGCCGATGGCCATGCCGCCATGGATGACGTGCTGTCACGCGCGGGCATTGCGCGCTGGCAATATGACTTTGGCGATGGGTCCGGCATGTCGAACTACAATCGCGTGACCCCGCGAGCCAGCGTCGCGCTGTTGCGGTGGGGCGCGGAGCAGCCGTGGGGCGCGGCATGGCGCGGGACGCTGCCGATCGCGGGCAAGGACGGGACACTGGCGAACCGGTTCAAGAATACGCCGCTGGAAGGGCGGCTGTTCGCCAAGACCGGGACGCTGAACGCATCCAATGCGCTGGCCGGATATCTCACCACCGCGAGCGGCCGTACCTTTACCTTCGCGGCCTATGCGAACGACATGCCGGGTGACGTGAGCGCGACGGCGGCGATCGATGCCGCTCTGGTGGCGGTGGCTGCGGCGAACTGACTTTCATCCAGCGTCGCTCCGAGTTGGGTCGGGCGACGCACGTGGATGCCCGGAATTGCGATGGAAGTAGGTCCCGCGCATGATGCGGGCATGACGAAATATCTGATCTCGTTCCCGAGCGAGGCGATGATGGTCTCGGATGAGGAACTGCCCGACGTGGCCGCGGCGGCGCATGCCGTGATCGAAGAGGCCAAGGCGGCCGGCGTCTATGTCTTTGGCGGGGGCGTCGCGGAGGATGTGCGCCCGGTGCTCGTATCCGAGGACGGATCCGTATCGCCGCGAATCTATCCGGCAAGTCAACTGACCGGCGGGTTCACGGTGCTGGAGATCGCCACGCGCGAGGAGGCCGTTGAATGGGCGCGCAAGATCGCCGTTGCGTGTCGCTGTTCGCAGGAGCTGCGCGAATTCATGTACGATCCGGCGAGCTGACGCGGCCGTTTCGCCTGAGCCTCATCACGTTGCCGCGTCGAATGCCGCGATCAGGGCCTCTCCCGTCTCAGGTCTGAGCGTGAAGATGCCGCTGTCGAAGTGACGCGTCGGGTGGACCCGATTGGTGAGCAGCGTCCAGGCGAGGCCGCGATCGAAATCGACCCACAATCCGGTGCCGGTAAAGCCAGTGTGGCCGATGGTGCCGGGCGAACAGGCCTGACCCCCTGACCAGCCTGGGAAGCGAATCTCCCAGCCGGCGGTGCGATGGCCTTCGACCGGGGTTCGGATCGCCTCAAGCATGGTCGGGGAGGCGCCGGAGCCGTCCAGCAGCCCGCGCGCGAAATCGAGCACGCCATCAACGGTACCGAACAGCCCGGCGTGACCAGTGC comes from the Sphingomonas sp. OV641 genome and includes:
- the dacB gene encoding D-alanyl-D-alanine carboxypeptidase/D-alanyl-D-alanine-endopeptidase, with the protein product MMLILLPLLAAAGADVSASPAPAVPPAVSEALAGAATGTRIGLLVVDESGREVVAIRPDDRFVPASNTKLFTTATAFAMLETAGPDTAGGTSVRLEQRGTVRDVVLVGAGDARLSSAADCTSDCLAALAEAVAREARTVGDVVGDDTLFPDERWPAGMSWNNMVGRYGTAVSALTLDDNEVALTLRPGRAGAAPDVSGNGYYQVDNRVVTVPAGGKRAIGYMREPGSDLVRLTGTIPADAEPYPVRLGVDDPAHRAAWRFAEMLRAAGVRVTGKIGVRHRPIMPADDPKVRGNAPAARPPAVPALARLTPPPLAQDLVHTNKVSQNLHTELLLRRVGAVTGSGSVADGHAAMDDVLSRAGIARWQYDFGDGSGMSNYNRVTPRASVALLRWGAEQPWGAAWRGTLPIAGKDGTLANRFKNTPLEGRLFAKTGTLNASNALAGYLTTASGRTFTFAAYANDMPGDVSATAAIDAALVAVAAAN
- a CDS encoding YciI family protein yields the protein MEVGPAHDAGMTKYLISFPSEAMMVSDEELPDVAAAAHAVIEEAKAAGVYVFGGGVAEDVRPVLVSEDGSVSPRIYPASQLTGGFTVLEIATREEAVEWARKIAVACRCSQELREFMYDPAS